The Hemibagrus wyckioides isolate EC202008001 linkage group LG15, SWU_Hwy_1.0, whole genome shotgun sequence genome window below encodes:
- the LOC131365993 gene encoding uncharacterized protein LOC131365993 isoform X3: MKGGPEKAMFFQSFPHTEEEEEEDVLKEEEEEKSVSGDPFVVVKLEDERDGQEAERSERSSGCGSALEISLFAPLDSSEDGEEERPRPLSHTPPACWPCAPGQDEVIVSPQRRRRGRRKRAKQTRLRHRRDPAAQSGLKTTEETDDTDEPPDLSPPEKCAKSTLWDFPSHKTARSGVWEYFEYFINPEGELEDYGFPTCKLCQLKVACKRGNTSNMLRHLQENHAFAYREAKRADALWLDLDSSDSDMKVELDEQNLTADWCSVEKPSEEENEDDDDGDADYTEHRVPVTPRRKRQVRSAVWQYFHYDEDRRPSCKICGWKLTAGSSGSTSNMRHHLQSQHQIVCPLTKSAGLIITLPEGDEPIKLYPPTTPRKSAVWKLFGFVMNSDGVLEENGFPICRLCHQVVASKDGNTSNMYSHLQHHHQAVYAELKHAMVPAGAEQRLDLSEVTELHPPVKRRNSPVWKYFGFIKSTEGELKEDGFPLCKMCHRRVAAKDGTTSNMLNHLRRHHQAEYEEVKLANETLPPSRSEEVYDLPELFPPSIVPLSPVWDYFGYPKNTDGVIEENERPKCKACRQSIVSKQGILSNMLRHLKFYHDSLFEELKSRTGWRRYRPYKERSRAPPIQANPDELYPPKMALKSGVWKHFGYLRNSKGVVVPDGFPVCKLCLRKVSTPRGCTTNMMVHLQRYHTTEFAEMRLNGDDNDDQTPRETGDPGPLSDLCPPRDVLEPVWEHFGYLKDAEGVVQVDGQPTCKLCGVKVSCPGESTKFLYRHLWKKHNTVYFDIKVATSSLRGEDGLVAPVLFPPTHRVKSAVWEYFGYLKDAEGTVVCDGFPICKICYLNVAAKGGNTTNMFKHLKDHHKSIYDEIRPAGPEEIVPDHTSSILYAPDGQNSKLWEYFGYLRNADGTLIEDGAPACKICGVKVMWDGESTSNMTTHLQENHEGVHAEVQEALGNPRTEYTPELPELHPPTQNAYPVWEHFGFLKDAEGSVVFDGFPICKVCRQRVESKDGDTRNMFHHLKANHRHVYQQIKPAVEKRVYKPFELCPPNGRQIDIRLWDHFGYPKNSEGEVEEDGAPVCKICLQKLTVSSRGANLTTSMLRHLRRNHQSVYEEVQEAIGAWRPEWNNEKLELYPPTQNVTSSVWEHFGYLKDAEGTVVCDGFPICKICHQKVPSKGGNTTNMFKHLKDCHRSVYGEIRSAVTNEVFEDVRSAADLHPPNTPCDPTLWEHFGYRKNSDGAVEEDGAPFCKLCLRKLVSRGETTRNMKQHLKENHNTVYTEPEEVLSSFVLELDTGTSDLHPPTRKVKSAVWKFFGYPRDAAGLVLSDGFPICKLCQKKVSAKGGNTTNMFTHLRDYHRTTYNEIKATFDPVRTENELEPVELHLPTTEALSPVWKYFGYPKNTDGSLVCDGYPLCRLCQLKVMAKGGSTTNMLMHLRAYHLDVYKEVKPAITKKSIYRPFELYPPSGQDDIKLWDHFGYQKSADGELKDDGAPVCKICLRKMIKPPTGGTPTTNMLRHLRKKHQSVYNEVQITS; the protein is encoded by the exons ATGAAAGGAGGACCGGAGAAAGCGATGTTTTTCCAAAGTTTTCCCCACaccgaggaggaggaagaggaggatgtgctgaaagaggaggaggaagagaaaagcGTCTCCGGGGATCCGTTTGTCGTGGTGAAGCTGGAAGATGAAAGAGACGGACAGGAAGCGGAGAGGAGCGAGCGGTCATCAGGGTGCGGGTCAGCGCTGGAGATCAGCCTGTTCGCCCCGCTGGACTCCTCGGAGGacggagaggaggagagacCGCGGCCGCTGTCACACACACCCCCGGCCTGCTGGCCCTGTGCTCCGG GTCAGGATGAAGTAATCGTTTCTCCTCAGAGACGCCGGAGAGGACGCAGGAAGCGAGCGAAGCAAACTCGGCTGAGACACCGCAGAGATCCAGCGGCTCAGTCTGGG CTGAAAACGACGGAGGAAACGGACGACACGGACGAGCCTCCTGACCTCTCCCCTCCAGAGAAATGCGCCAAATCCACGCTCTGGGACTTCCCCTCGCACAAGACGGCTCGCTCCGGAGTCTGGGAATACTTTGAGTATTTTATAAACCCAGAAGGCGAGCTGGAGGATTACGGCTTCCCGACCTGTAAACTGTGCCAGCTAAAGGTGGCGTGTAAGAGAGGAAACACATCCAACATGCTGCGCCACCTGCAGGAAAATCATGCCTTCGCCTACAGAGAGGCCAAG agagcagacgCCCTGTGGCTCGACTTGGACTCGTCTGATTCAGACATGAAGGTGGAGTTGGATGAGCAGAACCTGACGGCCGACTGGTGCAGTGTGGAGAAACCGAGCGAGGAAGAAAACGAGGACGATGATGACGGCGATGCAGACTACACTGAGCACAGAGTTCCGGTCACTCCAAGGCGGAAGAGGCAGGTCCGGTCGGCCGTGTGGCAGTACTTCCATTACGACGAGGACAGAAGGCCTAGCTGTAAGATCTGCGGCTGGAAGCTCACTGCAGGATCTTCAGGCAGCACCAGCAACATGAGGCATCATCTGCAGAGCCAGCATCAGATCGTGTGTCCGCTCACTAAG TCTGCTGGTCTCATAATAACGTTACCTGAAGGAGATGAGCCGATTAAACTTTACCCGCCCACAACACCTCGCAAATCGGCCGTGTGGAAGCTGTTTGGCTTCGTCATGAACAGTGACGGTGTGCTGGAGGAGAATGGCTTCCCCATCTGCAGACTGTGCCATCAGGTCGTCGCATCCAAGGACGGAAACACCTCCAACATGTACAGCCACCTGCAGCACCATCACCAAGCCGTGTACGCAGAGCTGAAG CACGCGATGGTTCCTGCAGGAGCGGAGCAGAGGCTGGACCTGTCTGAGGTCACAGAGCTGCATCCTCCTGTAAAACGCAGAAACTCACCTGTTTGGAAATATTTTGGATTTATTAAAAGCACAGAGGGCGAGTTAAAAGAGGATGGATTCCCACTGTGTAAAATGTGCCATCGGAGAGTCGCAGCTAAAGACGGAACCACATCAAACATGCTGAACCACCTGCGGCGTCACCACCAGGCTGAGTATGAAGAAGTGAAG cTGGCCAATGAAACATTGCCTCCAAGTCGCTCAGAGGAGGTGTACGACCTTCCTGAGCTGTTTCCCCCCAGCATCGTCCCCCTGTCCCCTGTCTGGGATTATTTTGGCTACCCCAAAAACACAGATGGGGTGATCGAGGAGAACGAGCGTCCCAAGTGTAAAGCCTGCCGGCAGTCCATCGTCTCCAAGCAGGGCATTTTATCCAATATGCTGCGCCACCTGAAGTTCTACCATGACTCCTTATTTGAGGAGCTAAAGTCCAGGACCGGATGGCGCAGGTACAGGCCTTATAAAGAGAGAAGCCGAGCCCCTCCCATTCAGGCCAACCCAGACGAGCTGTACCCGCCCAAAATGGCTCTGAAATCTGGCGTCTGGAAACATTTTGGATATCTGAGGAACTCTAAGGGTGTGGTCGTGCCAGATGGCTTCCCGGTCTGTAAACTGTGCCTGAGAAAGGTCAGCACTCCAAGAGGATGCACCACCAACATGATGGTCCATCTCCAGAGATACCACACCACCGAGTTTGCAGAAATGAGG CTGAACGGCGACGATAACGATGACCAAACCCCCCGAGAGACTGGAGACCCAGGCCCGCTGTCAGACCTCTGCCCACCGCGAGACGTCCTGGAGCCCGTGTGGGAGCATTTCGGATACCTGAAAGACGCAGAAGGAGTGGTCCAGGTGGACGGACAGCCGACGTGTAAACTCTGTGGAGTTAAAGTTTCCTGCCCCGGtgagagcaccaaattcctctACAGGCATCTgtggaaaaaacacaacaccGTGTACTTTGACATCAAG GTGGCTACTAGTTCCTTGAGAGGAGAGGACGGACTGGTGGCCCCGGTCCTTTTCCCGCCGACTCACAGGGTGAAGTCTGCTGTCTGGGAATATTTCGGCTACTTGAAAGACGCGGAGGGGACGGTGGTCTGTGACGGCTTTCCTATATGCAAAATTTGCTACTTAAACGTAGCAGCTAAAGGAGGAAACACCACCAACATGTTCAAACATCTCAAAGATCATCACAAGTCCATCTATGATGAAATCAGG CCAGCTGGGCCCGAGGAGATCGTTCCCGACCACACATCTTCCATTCTCTATGCTCCCGATGGACAGAACTCCAAATTATGGGAATATTTCGGATACCTCAGAAATGCGGATGGGACCCTGATAGAAGACGGAGCTCCAGCTTGTAAGATTTGTGGCGTGAAGGTGATGTGGGATGGGGAGTCCACATCCAACATGACGACACACCTACAGGAGAATCATGAAGGAGTGCACGCTGAAGTGCAG GAAGCTCTCGGTAACCCAAGGACAGAATACACACCTGAGCTTCCTGAGCTTCATCCACCCACTCAGAATGCCTATCCTGTTTGGGAACATTTTGGGTTCCTGAAGGATGCAGAAGGATCGGTCGTGTTCGACGGCTTCCCCATCTGCAAAGTCTGTCGACAGAGAGTGGAGTCCAAAGACGGAGACACGAGGAACATGTTCCACCACCTGAAGGCGAATCATCGGCACGTGTACCAGCAGATCAAG CCTGCGGTTGAGAAACGGGTTTATAAGCCATTTGAGCTCTGTCCACCCAACGGCCGCCAGATCGACATCAGACTGTGGGATCACTTCGGATATCCTAAAAACTCGGAGGGTGAGGTTGAAGAAGACGGAGCTCCGGTGTGTAAAATCTGCCTTCAGAAACTCACAGTGTCCTCCAGAGGAGCAAACCTCACCACCAGCATGCTGAGGCACCTGCGGAGGAACCACCAGTCCGTCTACGAGGAGGTTCAG GAGGCAATCGGAGCCTGGAGACCTGAATGGAATAACGAAAAGCTCGAGCTCTACCCCCCCACGCAGAACGTCACATCCTCTGTGTGGGAACATTTCGGATACTTGAAAGACGCAGAGGGGACGGTGGTCTGCGACGGCTTCCCCATCTGTAAAATATGCCACCAGAAAGTGCCTTCTAAAGGAGGAAACACCACCAACATGTTCAAACACCTCAAAGACTGTCACCGGAGTGTCTACGGTGAAATCCGA TCTGCAGTGACAAACGAGGTGTTTGAGGACGTTCGCTCGGCCGCTGACCTCCACCCTCCCAACACCCCATGCGACCCCACGCTCTGGGAACATTTCGGATACCGCAAAAACTCTGATGGAGCGGTGGAAGAGGACGGAGCGCCATTCTGTAAACTCTGCCTTCGGAAGTTAGTGTCAAGAGGAGAGACAACGAGAAACATGAAGCAGCACCTTAAAGAGAaccacaacactgtgtacactgaACCTGAG GAAGTACTGAGCTCGTTTGTCTTGGAGCTGGACACAGGCACGTCAGACCTTCATCCTCCAACCCGGAAAGTGAAATCAGCCGTGTGGAAGTTTTTCGGTTACCCAAGAGATGCGGCGGGGTTGGTCCTGAGTGATGGCTTCCCCATCTGCAAACTCTGTCAGAAGAAAGTTTCTGCTAAAGGAGGGAACACCACCAACATGTTCACACACCTCCGAGATTATCACCGCACAACATATAACGAGATCAAG GCCACCTTTGATCCTGTAAGGACTGAGAACGAGCTGGAACCTGTGGAGCTTCATCTCCCCACGACAGAAGCCCTGTCCCCGGTTTGGAAATATTTCGGATACCCAAAAAACACAGACGGGTCTCTGGTGTGTGACGGCTACCCTCTGTGCAGACTGTGTCAGCTGAAAGTGATGGCGAAAGGAGGAAGCACCACAAACATGCTCATGCACCTGAGGGCCTACCACCTGGATGTGTACAAGGAAGTCAAG cCAGCTATTACTAAAAAGTCCATCTACAGACCCTTTGAACTCTATCCACCGAGTGGGCAAGACGACATTAAGTTATGGGATCACTTCGGATATCAGAAAAGTGCAGACGGAGAGCTGAAGGACGACGGAGCCCCAGTCTGTAAAATCTGCCTTCGGAAAATGATCAAACCCCCAACGGGCGGGACGCCGACCACCAACATGCTGAGGCATCTTCGGAAAAAACACCAGTCGGTGTATAACGAAGTTCAG ataaCCTCTTAA